In the Hirundo rustica isolate bHirRus1 chromosome 2, bHirRus1.pri.v3, whole genome shotgun sequence genome, GCTTGGTCCATTCTCTTaaattaaagaaaggaaaacatttttaaggatATTCATTTTTACACTTCCTATATGCACATTTCTCCTCCAGAGAGCAAACATCAGTGGGAATGTAACACAAAAGAGCATGGCTGTTATAAGGAATAgacttcttttaaaatgcatttctacaACTGCTTAATTGCATAAACTAGACTTAGAAGTCATTAGGCAATAAACACTCATTTGGCAATTAGTGCCAAACACAGAGACTGGAGAACACAGAGAGAATGGGAACACCCAGCCCTTGGGGGCTGGATGGAGACTTGCTGAGCTAGTGCCCAGCAACCAGCAACTAGGAAATTTGATATCAGCTTTTTGTCATAGCCAGGCTGAGAGACTTCCTGTCCCATATCCATCTCTCTGGAATGTTAATGGTCCTGACGTGTCACTATGTTTTCACAAGTAACACCTGTGCCCCAGACAGTCCGGATTTCTGAactccatccctctgctgctgccagaggccCGGGATGCTGCCTGAGGAAGCAGATACACACTCCTACCTGCCACAAGAAGCAGGCTGAATGTGGCAGCATGGGTGTGCCCaaggaagcaaaacaaaggGAACCTCACCCTAGAATTCATTTCCTTTGGTGTCAGGTGGTTGTGGGTGCACGACACAGTGCTTTGGGGTAAATCTCTTGTATTACTTGCCCAAAAATCCTGCAGCGCTCCTCAACAGCAGGTTCTGTGTGCTGAGTTTTATGCACAGCAACAAACCACCTTATTCTTCATAGagtttggattggaagagacctttacAGGTCTTCTAgtccctgccatgagcagggacatctttgaTAACACCAAGCTGGATGGCAGTGTTGCTCTACTTGAGGGCAgggaggctctgcagaggggtctggacaggctggattgatgggctGAGGCCAGTtgcatgaagttcaacaaggtcAAGGGCCAGGTCCTGCCTTTACATCACAACTACCCCAggcagcactacaggctgggggaagagtggctggaaagctgcctggcagaaaagggcctgggggtgctggttgacagcagctgaacatgagccagtgtgtgcccgGGTGGCCAGGAAtgccaatggcatcctggcctggatcagcaatggtgtggccagcaggaccagggcagtgattgtccccctgtacttggcactggtgaggctgccTTGAATCCTGCGTCCACTTTTGGATCACTGAATTCAAGAAAGATAGAGAAAGCTGCTGAAGGGTCTAGAGGAGCGGCTGGGGGAACTGGGATTTCTTAGTGTGGAGAAATGGAGGCTCAGAGGTGAACTTATCACTCTCGACAACCACCTGGAAGGAAGATGTAGCCAAGCAGGGGCTGGTCTCTCCTCCCAGGTAACAGGTGACAGGATAAGGAGGAACAGCTTCAAGCTTTGTTATGGGAtatttagactggatattagaaaaatcTCTTTACTGAAAGGGAGATCAGGCAttagaacaggctgctcaggaaagaggttgagtcaccatctctggaagtgttcaaacaACCCGTGGATGtagcacttggggacatggttcagtggtgaacatggtggtgctgggattaatggttggacttcatgatcttagaggtcttttccaaccttaatgattctatgatcttcAACACCTCAAGTTACCCAGAGCCCCGTCTAACCCGATCCTGAACGTCACTGCGCGAGTTATTTCGCCTTGGCCCACTGTTCCAAGCTACCCGATCCAAACCCGGGCAGGGACTAAGGAAAACCACAGCGTCCCGACCTCCCGTGCCTCTTCCCGAACGCGAGTTCCACAAGTGCAACTCCAGCGCCGTTCGCTCGAGTGCGGCGCGCACTTCCCACCCGCCGGCAAACCGCACAGCCCTGGGAAACCTCACCCCCGATCCCGACCCTGCCTCGCTAAGCGCCCGCGATCCCAAGGAAGCGGGATCCCAGGGAGGCGTCCCTCCCCCGGCGCCCCCCGAGCCGCTGAGGGCGAGCGGGCCGCGCTCCCCCGGCGTGCCCCGTTACCTGCGGGGGGCGCAGCCCCGGGCGCTGCCCCGTGAGGGCCACGGCCCCGCCGGGCACCGCCGCCCGCCCCTCTCGGCCGTGGCAACGGAAGGGCGGAGCCCGCCCGCCGGCGCCCGCTGATGACGCCGGGCGCGGAGCCGGGCCGGGAAGGGGCGGATCTGTTCTCCGCGTCCCCGTTTTCCCCGTGTCTCCGTTCCCCGCTTCCCTCGGCGGCGCCGCGGGGCGAGGATGAGGCTGAAGCTGCTcggcgcgggcggcgggcggctgGGCTCGCTGGCGGGGCtgggccgcggcggggcgggcgcgctGGCGCTGCCCGGCTGCCTGCTGTACACGCGGACCGGCGCGGCGCCGCACCTCAGCCACGACGCGCT is a window encoding:
- the LOC120747849 gene encoding acidic proline-rich protein PRP25-like, whose product is MATRSKPGQGLRKTTASRPPVPLPEREFHKCNSSAVRSSAARTSHPPANRTALGNLTPDPDPASLSARDPKEAGSQGGVPPPAPPEPLRASGPRSPGVPRYLRGAQPRALPREGHGPAGHRRPPLSAVATEGRSPPAGAR